TATCACccgggcgatactctaccccattgctggcggcaaTGCGGTGAAATAGAATGAGTCGCGTCACAGTAGAACCGAAGTCCAAGGGTGTCCAAAAAGTTCGGCAGCGGtggtggattggattggactaCGCAGGTAAAGACGTTCATCTGCTGAACGCAAACTGTCAATAGCGAAGCGTCTAACTACGTCGACGTATTAACACTACGCACGATGCACATCACGCGTTGAAAGTTTCCAACACGCTATGTTCAAGGATAGAATCGCCACCTTTCAGTGGTCGATACGTCAACCAATCGCTATCAGTGAATTTTGTACCGTCAGCCATTCATGAAGGACCGATCGtcttatagcgaattcgggtgatcatttcgtagcaacacggccgagcgctcggaaactgctgggtcggcgaccgagctggatcacgtgaccgttgccacccgaacatgattgctaggaatctagcagttttaggtacttggatcacgctaggggcgtcgcggtcgcccgtcttcgagttttgtcgtctgctaaaccacgtgatttcaacatgcgggccaatgagggcactcgccaccgttgcagtgcggatgtgacgacaccgggtacagttgagcaatctgctgctcgaccgttttgagaccgggcaaaaaaagtgctagctggcaaattccgagcgctcggaaagcgccacgcgaacatgcgagatcccttcattttgaccaagcgaacatgactactcgagatctggcaaaaagagttgctacgaaatgaccacccgaattcgccattagtagTACTGGTCAGAGTGGAGTTTGAGGCGCGCGAACGTAGCGTGTCGCAGGGATATCACTAACACGCATCTCATCCTCGCAGCTGCAAGACCGTAGCCGCGTTCTCAGCTCCATCAAGTCAATCGGTCCCGACCCTGAGCTTGCTCCGCCCGAAGCCGACATTGTACCCTTCTTCAGTATGTCTCCCCTGGTGGCTCCTGACGCACAACCGCTTGACCAAAATGCCGTCCAAACGAGCAGGCTGGTGGCGATGCGGGATTCGGGCGATCCGTTTTACGGTTTCCTCTACGATGTGTGCTTCCAGGGAGGGAAGCCCACGCCCTTGATGGTGTGCGGCTGCTTCGTGCTCGTCCTAATCATCTTCGCCTTCTTCATTAACTTAATGTCGGGCGACACCGAAGTGACCCTCATGGGGATGAGACCAACGACGGAGCCCAGCCTTAACGGGACAGAGAAAACTGAGGGTCTGGTGTGGGACCCACAGCCCGATTTTGAAGCTGGTGCGCTGGACCCAAATAGTCCGTATGTATTCAGTCGTGCCTTGCAACGAACTTGGGGCTCTATACGAATATCCTGCGTCCTCGAGAACAACGGTGTTGCGACCAATGACAACTATACTGAtgattattatttatttaatatgGTTTTCCGTGTTGAGTTCATCTGCACGGCAGATCTCTACTTAGAATATGATATGACGTCCAATTAGTGATGCTAAAGTATCGATACATTGACTATGGATACTGTCGTTTAAAAAAACATGTAACTTTATATCGATAGTTTTGAAAAACTACCGATCGCCGACTATCCACGGTACAATCGATAGTGTAAAGCCTATCGATAGTGTtgaaaaactatcgatagttttacgATAATTGACCATCGATAATACTGTTTTGTTTCTCTGTACTATCGGGAGCTAGATTTGTTTCTCGCTATCGGTGCTTTCGTTCCAGTCTTCGTTTTCGCACTGGCACAGTGACTCAATAAAAACAGAATCACGTGCAACACAAGTTCTTTCCGTCTAGCTGTTACGTATGAATGGTCGGTCATGGGCAGTATCGAAGATACACGTATCTTCGATACtatctttcgatacattttgtgtgtcggtattaggtatcgcgtgccaaaaatgagagtatcggagtatccgtatcgaaaatacatttttagtgtatcatgtattaacgatactcgatactGAAAAAAGACTgaaatattgaggctgttgtgagacttagggtcggcggCTTATTGAAGCGTTCATTCAACGTACCCATGACTT
This portion of the Ornithodoros turicata isolate Travis chromosome 3, ASM3712646v1, whole genome shotgun sequence genome encodes:
- the LOC135387706 gene encoding uncharacterized protein LOC135387706; protein product: MAITSLVEEEEEEEEEEEEEEEEEEEEEEEDYALLSRGTATAPRTKKKEQRKKKKKVSVSSVPSLFCAIGASRGVKKRTRMKGILRKSSKGYPKRRLSFAADVVEGTDDDKQQLQDRSRVLSSIKSIGPDPELAPPEADIVPFFSMSPLVAPDAQPLDQNAVQTSRLVAMRDSGDPFYGFLYDVCFQGGKPTPLMVCGCFVLVLIIFAFFINLMSGDTEVTLMGMRPTTEPSLNGTEKTEGLVWDPQPDFEAGALDPNSPNTPRNYEGATDSTA